One genomic segment of [Pasteurella] aerogenes includes these proteins:
- the proQ gene encoding putative solute/DNA competence effector, which translates to MTDIQKLTNNKEIIAYLAEKFPRCFSLEGEAKPLKIGLFQDLAEALADDERVSKTQLRQALRQYTSNWRYLHGCKPGAVRVDLNGEPCGELEQEHAEHAAKQLAEAKAKMAEKRALEKANNPKATKKRPVVRDGAAKKEVKKSAPKVARKPKVDLVNADPSRLVKGDKVKVKVGDNAKNATILEMTKENARVELDNGLTITVTTDRLFL; encoded by the coding sequence ATGACCGACATTCAAAAGTTAACAAATAATAAAGAAATTATTGCTTATTTAGCGGAAAAATTTCCCCGCTGTTTTTCTTTGGAAGGCGAAGCAAAACCGTTAAAAATCGGCTTATTTCAAGATTTAGCCGAGGCTTTAGCTGATGACGAACGCGTAAGCAAAACACAACTTCGTCAAGCGTTGCGTCAATATACCTCTAACTGGCGCTATTTACACGGTTGTAAACCGGGAGCGGTACGTGTGGATTTAAACGGTGAGCCTTGCGGTGAATTAGAACAGGAACACGCCGAACACGCTGCAAAACAATTAGCGGAAGCCAAAGCGAAAATGGCGGAAAAACGTGCATTAGAAAAAGCCAACAATCCGAAAGCAACAAAAAAACGTCCGGTTGTGCGTGATGGTGCGGCGAAAAAAGAGGTCAAAAAATCCGCACCAAAAGTGGCTCGCAAACCTAAAGTGGATTTGGTGAATGCAGATCCAAGTCGTTTAGTGAAAGGGGATAAGGTCAAGGTGAAGGTTGGCGATAATGCAAAAAATGCCACCATTTTAGAGATGACTAAAGAGAATGCCAGAGTTGAACTTGATAACGGATTAACCATTACCGTTACGACGGATCGTTTGTTTTTATAA
- the prc gene encoding tail-specific protease, translating into MKFKLKGYLTALLLGVSFISSNTALSSEPKIKPADIVLPQPTEENMLATKRLTTRLTQSHYRKFQLDEEFSEKIFDRYLKNLDFSHNTFYQSDIDQMRAKYAKAIGEQLNQGVLTAAFDMYDLMMKRRYERYKYALSLLEKEPNLSESDGIEIDREKAPWPQNEAEANKLWAQRVKNDIIGLKLKDKKWSEIKTKLTKRYDLAIRRLTQTKADDIVQVYLNAFTREIDPHTSYLAPRTAKSFNESMNLSLEGIGATLQSEDDETIIKSLVPGAPAERSKKIKAGDKILGVGQATGEIEDVVGWRLDDIVDKIKGKKGTKVRLEIEPEKGGKSHIITLVRDKVRLEDQAAKLTVEKVNNENVAVIKIPSFYLGLTEDVKKLLTESNSKKASSVIIDLRENGGGALTEAVGLSGLFISDGPVVQVRDAYQRIRIHEDPDSTQVYSGPLLVMIDRFSASASEIFAAAMQDYNRAIIVGQNTFGKGTVQQNRPLNFTFDLDQTPLGNIQYTIQKFYRINGGSTQLKGVAPDIKLPELIDAQENGEEKEDNALPWDKIPPASYSDVGNARGAVSFLTEKHNERVAQDPEFITLNEDLKIREERRSRKYLSLNFATRKAENDQDEAKRLKDINARFKREGKKPLKNIDDLPKDYEAPDFFLKEVEKIAVDYSQFLAEKEKSASLK; encoded by the coding sequence ATGAAATTTAAACTAAAAGGTTATTTAACCGCATTATTGTTAGGCGTGTCATTTATCAGTTCTAATACCGCCTTATCCAGTGAACCTAAGATTAAACCTGCCGACATTGTGTTACCGCAGCCGACAGAAGAAAATATGTTGGCAACTAAAAGGTTAACAACACGTTTAACCCAATCTCATTATCGTAAGTTTCAATTAGACGAGGAGTTTTCAGAAAAAATCTTTGATCGTTATCTGAAAAATTTAGATTTTAGTCATAATACCTTTTATCAATCAGATATTGATCAGATGCGTGCTAAATATGCCAAAGCTATTGGTGAGCAGCTAAACCAAGGCGTTTTAACTGCGGCGTTTGATATGTATGATTTGATGATGAAACGCCGTTATGAACGTTATAAATATGCATTATCTTTATTAGAAAAAGAACCAAATTTAAGCGAAAGTGATGGTATTGAGATCGATCGTGAAAAAGCGCCTTGGCCGCAAAATGAAGCAGAAGCGAATAAGTTATGGGCGCAACGCGTTAAAAACGACATTATCGGTTTAAAATTAAAAGATAAAAAATGGTCGGAGATTAAAACGAAATTAACCAAGCGTTATGATTTGGCAATTCGTCGTTTAACGCAAACCAAGGCAGATGATATTGTTCAAGTTTATCTTAATGCATTTACGCGGGAAATTGATCCGCATACCAGCTACTTAGCGCCGCGAACAGCGAAAAGTTTTAATGAAAGCATGAACTTATCTCTAGAAGGTATTGGTGCTACCTTGCAATCAGAAGATGATGAGACCATTATCAAATCTCTTGTTCCGGGCGCCCCGGCGGAGCGTAGTAAAAAAATTAAAGCTGGTGATAAAATTCTTGGTGTCGGACAAGCGACCGGTGAAATTGAAGATGTGGTTGGTTGGCGCTTAGATGATATCGTGGACAAAATCAAAGGGAAAAAAGGGACAAAAGTGCGGTTGGAAATTGAGCCGGAAAAAGGTGGCAAATCGCATATTATAACCCTTGTTCGCGATAAAGTGCGTCTTGAAGATCAGGCGGCAAAATTAACTGTTGAAAAAGTAAATAATGAAAATGTAGCCGTCATTAAGATTCCAAGTTTTTATCTTGGGTTAACAGAAGATGTGAAAAAATTATTGACGGAAAGTAATAGCAAAAAAGCGTCATCCGTTATCATTGATTTACGTGAAAATGGTGGCGGTGCCTTAACCGAAGCGGTTGGATTGAGCGGATTATTTATCAGTGATGGTCCAGTGGTGCAAGTGCGTGATGCTTATCAGCGTATTCGTATTCATGAAGATCCGGATAGTACGCAAGTTTATTCCGGACCGTTGTTAGTGATGATCGATCGTTTTAGCGCTTCGGCATCAGAAATTTTTGCGGCGGCGATGCAAGATTATAATCGCGCGATTATCGTTGGACAAAATACTTTTGGTAAAGGTACGGTGCAACAAAACCGACCGTTAAACTTTACTTTCGATTTGGACCAAACCCCATTGGGTAATATTCAATATACTATCCAAAAATTCTATCGTATTAATGGTGGAAGTACCCAATTAAAAGGGGTGGCTCCGGATATTAAGTTACCGGAATTAATTGATGCGCAAGAAAATGGTGAGGAAAAAGAAGATAATGCGTTGCCTTGGGATAAAATTCCGCCAGCTTCTTATTCAGACGTGGGTAATGCGCGTGGGGCAGTAAGTTTCTTAACCGAAAAACATAATGAAAGAGTGGCACAAGATCCTGAATTTATTACATTAAACGAAGATCTCAAAATTCGGGAAGAACGTCGTTCGCGTAAATATTTATCGCTTAATTTTGCTACCCGTAAGGCAGAAAATGATCAAGATGAAGCGAAACGTTTAAAAGATATTAATGCGCGTTTTAAACGCGAAGGCAAAAAGCCATTGAAAAATATTGATGATTTGCCGAAAGACTATGAAGCACCAGACTTTTTCTTAAAAGAAGTAGAAAAAATAGCGGTCGATTACAGTCAATTTTTGGCAGAAAAAGAAAAAAGTGCGTCATTAAAGTAG